Below is a window of Halarcobacter anaerophilus DNA.
TTGATAGAAAAAGAGTCTTACTCTCATATGAAGAAAATGAAAAATCTAAAGATTCTAACTGAAAAACAAAGCTTTGCTGCCGCTAGATGCGGCAACTGCTTAATCATAGGCTTTGAAAAGTTTCCTGCTTAAAAGTATAAAAGCGAAGATAAATACCAATAAAGTTGCAAACATAAATACCGTCATGTCCCAACCGAATTTATCATAAATAATTGCAGGGAAAATAGAACCTACCGCCCCGCCAATATAATAAAAACTAAGATACATACCTGAGGTTAATCCTCTTTGTGAAGCTCTCATTGAGTTTGCAAGTCTTGTTGATACCGTATGAACGGTGAACATACCGACACAAAAAAGAAATACAGTCCAAAAAAGGATTATTGCATCTGAGTTTAGAAAAAGAAGAGTCGATATTAAAAATACTGTAAGTCCTGCCATTATCACTCTTAACTCTTTTTTGAAAAATTTGATAATTTTATGGATTGTAAGAGAGATTAGAATTCCCATTCCATACCCAAGATATAGAAGCCCTATTTTAGTCTCACTTGTTTGGGGAAGCAACTCTTTGATTCTAAAAGGTAAAATATTTAAAAGTCCCGCAAAAACAAAAAAGACTATAAACATAAGAGTATAAATAACGATATAACGTCTGTCTTTTAATATATGCACAATATCAAAAAGTTTCGGTTTTACTAAATTTGCATCACCTTTAAACTCAATTTTATTGATAAAAAAATAGGCTGCCAAAAGAGCCAAGGAGAGTGAAGCAAAAACAACTCTCCAACCGAACTCTTCAGCTATAAATCCTGAAAAAACCCGTCCTACCATACCTCCAAATACAGTTGCAGCCACGTAAATCGACATATTAAGTTTTGTATTCTCTTTGTCTTTTGCCAAAACTGTCATAGCTCCCGTTAATATTGCAGGTATTACGATTGCTTCAATAGTTCTTATTGTTAAAAACATCTCATAGCTGTTTGCAAGAGAAAGACTGAAATTGGTAATTAAAAGTATGATTAATGCTATTTTTAATACTGTTCTTGTTCTAACGGATTCTAAAATATATCCGTAAATAATCGGCGAGATTGCCAAAAACAACATAATAACTGCGGTAAAAGAGGATGCTTTTGTCATAGAGACGTTAAACTCTTTTGCCAAAAGCGGTTGTAGAGGTTGAGTTGCATACATTACCGATAACAAAATTGTTATGGTGTATACAATTATTATAATTCTATTTCGTCTTGTCAATTATATTGCCGCTCCTGATACTGACATTATCTCTTTAGCCTCTTCACTCATCATTGACGGATTCCAAATAGGATCAAAAACCAGATGAACATAAGCTTCATCTATTTCATCAACATTTTGCGTATAATATCTTACTTGATCGACTAAGCTATCGCTTACGGGACAAGAAGGTGAGGTAAGAGTCATTTCAATTGTGCAATAAGTATAGTTATTTTTTACTTCAAATTCAATAGAATAGACTAATCCCAAATCCCAGATATTCACGGGAATTTCCGGGTCATATACGTTTTTTAAACTTTCAATAACTTTTTGTTTTAAACTCTCTTTATCAATTTCTGCCATGATTTACGCCTTTTGTGCTAACTCTTTTATTTTTTTTATCATTCCTATAACACCGCTTTGTCTGTTTGGTGTTATAACCTCTGAAAGTCCTAATTCATAGACTACATCCATATCTACACTTTTTAAAGTCTCTATTTTTTCACCAGAAAAGATTTCTAAAATTATATAAATCAAACCTTTTACGATAATTGCATCTGAGGTTCCTTTAAAATAGAGTCTGTCCTCTTTTTGTTCACATATAAGCCAAACTTGAGAAGTACAGCCGTGAACAATATTTTCAGGAGTTTTATATTTATCATCCAAAGCATCTAGTTTTTTCCCTAAATCTATAATATATTCATATTTTTGTAGTTCATCTTCAAAAAAATCTAGATCCTCTTTTATTTTTTCAACTTTCTGCTTTATTGTCACCTTATAATCCTTTAATTTAATATATCCAAAGCTTTTTTAAGTGCTTTTATTAATTTATTTATATCTTCATAATCATTATAAAAAGCAGTAGATACTCTAATTGTCCCTCTTATTCCCAATTTTTTCATAATGGGTTGGGCACAATGGTGTCCTACTCTTATGGCAACTTTCATTTTATCTAATAAAATTCCAATATCGTCATGGGAAATATTTTTAAAATTAAAACTTCTGCTTCCTATACAATTCTCTATATCGTTGTAAAATACGATATTGGGCAATTTGCTAAGTTCTTCATTTAAGTAGTTATAAACATCTTTTTCAATAGTTTCGATATTTTTATAACCTATACGAGTAATATATTTTAAAGCTTCGCCAAAACCTATTACTCCCGCGATATTTTGCGTTCCTGCTTCAAATTTATAGGGGGAATCCAAAAGTGTAGAGCTGTTAAAATCTACTTCATGTATTGTTGCTCCGCCTGTTTGATAAGGTTTCATATTTTTTAAATGCTGTTGTTTTACGTATAAAGCACCGACTCCTGTCGGTCCAAAAGTTTTATGTCCTGATATTGCCAAAAAATCTACGTCAAGTTCTTGTACGTCGATTTTTGTATGGGCTAAACTTTGTGCGGCATCAACCATAACCACGCTTTCATATTTGTGAGCTAACTCAATAATTTTTTTTATATCGTGAATTTTTCCGAAAGCATTTGAAATATGAGTTACGCTTACAAAAGAGTTTGGATTTTCTTTTAAAATATTTTCATACTCTTCAAAGTCGAAGTTTAGGTTGCTGTCGCAATTTACTACTT
It encodes the following:
- a CDS encoding MFS transporter — its product is MTRRNRIIIIVYTITILLSVMYATQPLQPLLAKEFNVSMTKASSFTAVIMLFLAISPIIYGYILESVRTRTVLKIALIILLITNFSLSLANSYEMFLTIRTIEAIVIPAILTGAMTVLAKDKENTKLNMSIYVAATVFGGMVGRVFSGFIAEEFGWRVVFASLSLALLAAYFFINKIEFKGDANLVKPKLFDIVHILKDRRYIVIYTLMFIVFFVFAGLLNILPFRIKELLPQTSETKIGLLYLGYGMGILISLTIHKIIKFFKKELRVIMAGLTVFLISTLLFLNSDAIILFWTVFLFCVGMFTVHTVSTRLANSMRASQRGLTSGMYLSFYYIGGAVGSIFPAIIYDKFGWDMTVFMFATLLVFIFAFILLSRKLFKAYD
- a CDS encoding metal-sulfur cluster assembly factor; protein product: MAEIDKESLKQKVIESLKNVYDPEIPVNIWDLGLVYSIEFEVKNNYTYCTIEMTLTSPSCPVSDSLVDQVRYYTQNVDEIDEAYVHLVFDPIWNPSMMSEEAKEIMSVSGAAI
- a CDS encoding SufE family protein, yielding MTIKQKVEKIKEDLDFFEDELQKYEYIIDLGKKLDALDDKYKTPENIVHGCTSQVWLICEQKEDRLYFKGTSDAIIVKGLIYIILEIFSGEKIETLKSVDMDVVYELGLSEVITPNRQSGVIGMIKKIKELAQKA
- a CDS encoding aminotransferase class V-fold PLP-dependent enzyme gives rise to the protein MFKKDFPYFKNSDIVYLDNAATTQKPQVVIDSQVEYYEKYCANTHRSSFSDANKATQKYEDSRKILKEFINASLNEEIIFTKGVSESINFVASSFTRDYKTVIISSLEHHSNIVPWHMQGRNLSQGLKVVNCDSNLNFDFEEYENILKENPNSFVSVTHISNAFGKIHDIKKIIELAHKYESVVMVDAAQSLAHTKIDVQELDVDFLAISGHKTFGPTGVGALYVKQQHLKNMKPYQTGGATIHEVDFNSSTLLDSPYKFEAGTQNIAGVIGFGEALKYITRIGYKNIETIEKDVYNYLNEELSKLPNIVFYNDIENCIGSRSFNFKNISHDDIGILLDKMKVAIRVGHHCAQPIMKKLGIRGTIRVSTAFYNDYEDINKLIKALKKALDILN